One Epinephelus moara isolate mb chromosome 20, YSFRI_EMoa_1.0, whole genome shotgun sequence genomic window carries:
- the LOC126407348 gene encoding E3 ubiquitin-protein ligase TRIM39-like: MRARSEWQISSCAAASCLLTEDQFLCSVCLEVFTDPVTIPCGHNFCKTCITKHWDINVPYQCPNCKKLFYRKPELQVNTFISEMAAQFRQSAEQKASSSSSEQQVFKPGEVPCDVCTDTKLKALKSCLVCLVSYCETHLEPHLTMSGLKRHQLINPVENLEDRMCREHDKQLELFCKDDQMCVCMLCTVLDHKTHDVVPLKEECEGKKLELGKTDAEIQQMIQKTQLKIEEIKCSVKLSQRGADREIADGVQVFTALKESVERIQAELIDTIKEKQRKTEKQAEGFIKELEQEISELKKRSTEVEQLLQSEDHLHFLQSFTSLNAAPPAKDLTELNICPPSYEGTVRRAVNQLEETLSKEKNKLLAKAKLKRVQQFAVDVILDPDTAHPNLILSDDGKQVKHGDEMKNLPNNPERFDNCVCVLAKQSFSSGRFYFEVQVKGKSYWVLGVAKESINRKGDIPLTPQDGYWTICLWDGKEYYALAGPDVSLSLKSRPEKVGVFVDYEEGLVSFYDVDAAALIYSFTGCSFTEKLYPFFTPYPNDDGKNSAPLIISPLSHTE, translated from the exons Atgcgtgcaaggagtgaatggcag ATCAGttcctgtgctgctgccagctgtcTGCTGACTGAAGATCAGTTCCTGTGCTCCGTCTGTCTGGAAGTGTTCACTGATCCAGTCACCATACCATGTGGACACAACTTCTGTAAAACCTGCATCACTAAACACTGGGATATTAATGTCCCCTATCAGTGTCCCAACTGTAAAAAGCTTTTCTACCGAAAACCTGAGCTGCAGGTCAACACTTTCATCTCTGAGATGGCTGCTCAGTTCAGACAGTCAGCTGAACAgaaagccagcagcagcagctcagagcaaCAAGTTTTCAAACCAGGAGAAGTTCCCTGTGACGTCTGCACTGACACCAAACTGAAGGCGCTGAAGTCCTGCCTGGTGTGTCTGGTCTCCTACTGTGAGACTCACCTGGAGCCTCATCTGACGATGTCAGGCCTTAAAAGACATCAGCTGATCAACCCTGTGGAGAACCTGGAAGACAGGATGTGTAGAGAGCATGATAAACAGCTGGAGCTGTTCTGTAAGGATGACcagatgtgtgtttgcatgctctgCACTGTTTTGGATCACAAGACACATGATGTTGTTCCTCTGAAAGAAGAATGTGAAGGAAAGAAACTCGAGCTAGGGAAGACAGATGCTGAAATTCAGCAGATGATCCAGAAGACACAACTGAAGATTGAGGAGATCAAATGCTCAGTGAAGCTCAGTCAGAGAggtgcagacagagagatagcagATGGTGTTCAAGTCTTCACTGCTCTGAAGGAGTCTGTTGAAAGAATCCAGGCCGAGCTCATCGACACGatcaaagagaagcagagaaagacagagaaacaggctgAAGGCTTTATTAAAGAGCTGGAACAGGAAATCTCTGAGCTGAAGAAGAGGAGCACTGAGGTGGAGCAGCTGTTACAGTCTGAAGACCACCTGCACTTCCTCCAAAGCTTCACATCCCTGAATGCTGCTCCACCTGCGAAGGATCTGACAGAACTTAACATCTGTCCACCTTCATATGAGGGGACTGTGAGGAGAGCTGTGAATCAGCTGGAGGAGACACTCAGTAAAGAGAAGAATAAGCTGCTGGCTAAGGCCAAGCTGAAGAGGGTCCAGCAGTTTGCAGTGGATGTGATACTTGATCCTGACACAGCACATCCCAACCTCATCCTGTCTGATGATGGAAAACAAGTTAAACATGGTGATGAAATGAAGAATCTCCCAAACAATCCAGAGAGATTTGATaattgtgtctgtgtcttaGCAAAGcagagtttctcatcaggaagATTTTACTTCGAGGTTCAGGTTAAAGGCAAGTCCTACTGGGTATTAGGAGTGGCCAAAGAGTCGATCAACAGGAAAGGAGATATCCCACTGACTCCTCAGGATGGTTACTGGACGATATGTTTGTGGGATGGAAAGGAGTACTATGCTCTCGCTGGCCCTGATGTCAGTCTCTCTCTGAAGTCTCGGCCTGAGAAGGTGGGGGTGTTTGTGGATTATGAGGAGGGTCTGGTTTCCTTTtatgatgttgatgcagcagctCTTATCTACTCCTTTACTGGCTGCTCCTTCACTGAGAAACTCTACCCATTCTTCACTCCATATCCTAATGATGATGGTAAAAACTCTGCCCCTCTGATCATCTCTCCTCTCAGTCACACTGAGTGA
- the LOC126407519 gene encoding E3 ubiquitin-protein ligase TRIM21-like, protein MAAASCLLTEDQFLCSICLDVFTDPVTIPCGHNFCKTCITEHWDIKVPSQCPNCNKAFNTRPELHVNTLFSEMAARYRQSAQQKPKEVPREVYSGTKLKALVFFLVCLMFVLVLWMVLDHKKYVVVLLKEEYEGKKAELEKTKAKTQQMIQTRQLKIEEIKRSVELSKEGADREIADGVQVFTALKESVERSLNKLINTIKEKQRKTEEQAEGFIKELEQEISELKKRSTELEQLSRSEDHLHLLQSSLPLNITPPTTDWTEVSDHPPSFEGTVRRAVNQLGEILNEEMTNLLFAELKRVQQYAVDVTLDPDTAQSWLIVSVDGKQVHDDDEWTNVPNNSERFDNCFCVLAEQSFSSGRFYFEVQVEGKTDWDLGVAKESVNRKGKIIQIPQKGYWTISLRNENEYKARAGPDVSLSLKSRPEKVGVFVDYEEGVVSFYDVDATALIYSFTGCCFTEKLYPFFSPGASNDGKNSAPVIISPVNDTE, encoded by the coding sequence ATGGCTGCTGCCAGCTGTCTGCTGACTGAAGATCAGTTCTTGTGCTCCATCTGTCTGGATGTGTTCACTGATCCAGTCACCATACCATGTGGACACAACTTCTGTAAAACCTGCATCACTGAACACTGGGATATTAAGGTCCCAAGTCAGTGTCCGAATTGTAATAAGGCTTTCAACACAAGACCTGAGCTGCATGTCAACACTTTGTTTTCCGAGATGGCTGCTCGGTACAGACAGTCAGCTCAACAGAAACCAAAAGAAGTTCCGCGTGAAGTCTACTCAGGAACCAAACTGAAGGCCTTGGTGTTCTTCCTGGTGTGTCTGATGTTTGTCTTGGTGCTCTGGATGGTTTTAGACCACAAGAAAtatgttgttgttcttctgaAAGAAGAATATGAAGGAAAGAAGGCAGAGCTGGAGAAGACAAAGGCAAAAACTCAGCAGATGATCCAGACGAGACAACTGAAGATTGAGGAGATCAAACGCTCAGTAGAGCTCAGTAAGGAAggtgcagacagagagatagcagatggtgttcaggtcttcactgcTCTGAAGGAGTCTGTTGAGAGAAGCCTGAACAAACTCATCAACACGatcaaagagaagcagagaaagacagaggaacaggctGAAGGTTTCATCAAAGAGCTGGAACAGGAAATCTCTGAGCTGAAGAAGAGGAGCACTGAGTTGGAGCAGCTCTCACGCTCTGAAGACCACCTCCACCTACTCCAAAGCTCCCTTCCGCTTAACATTACTCCACCCACCACAGACTGGACAGAAGTCAGTGACCATCCACCTTCATTTGAGGGGACAGTGAGGAGAGCTGTGAATCAGCTAGGGGAGATACTTAATGAGGAGATGACTAACCTGCTTTTTGCCGAACTGAAGAGGGTCCAGCAGTATGCAGTGGATGTGACACTGGATCCTGATACAGCACAAAGCTGGCTCATTGTTTCTGTTGATGGAAAACAAgtacatgatgatgatgaatggaCAAATGTCCCAAACAATTCTGAGAGATTTGataattgtttttgtgtcttagcAGAGCAGAGTTTCTCTTCAGGGAGATTTTACTTTGAGGTTCAGGTTGAAGGAAAGACTGACTGGGATTTAGGAGTGGCCAAAGAGTCAGTCAACCGGAAGGGGAAAATCATACAGATTCCTCAGAAAGGTTACTGGACGATATCTTTAAGGAATGAAAATGAGTATAAAGCTCGTGCTGGCCCTGATGTCAGTCTCTCTCTGAAGTCTCGACCTGAGAAGGTGGGGGTGTTTGTGGATTATGAGGAGGGTGTGGTCTCCTTTTATGACGTAGATGCTACAGCTCTTATCTACTCCTTTACTGGCTGCTGCTTCACTGAGAAACTCTACCCATTCTTCAGTCCTGGTGCTTCCAATGATGGTAAGAACTCTGCCCCTGTGATCATCTCTCCTGTCAATGACACTGAGTAG